Genomic DNA from Colius striatus isolate bColStr4 chromosome 7, bColStr4.1.hap1, whole genome shotgun sequence:
TTTTAACAGCTGTATTTGGGAGCTCGTGTGTTGTTGAGTCACGGGCACGGCGATGAGGTGggctgcaaggaaaaaaaatctcttcttttgcTCCCGCTAGTAGCACAATGAAACCAAACTGAAGTAAACCcgaactaaatgatctttagaggtcccttccaacccctaccattctatggttctatgataaAGGCAGTGACAGGTTTTTCCCAGGCACCATCCTCAAGTTGGACAAGGACAGCAGCAGTCACCTGAACTGCAGCCACCCAGAGCTCCTACAAGCTAAAGCTGAGTCGTGGCCCTTAATTGTCAAAGCCACCCACTACCTACATGTACCTAAACGGCCCTGTGACGCTTGTCCCACGATTGCCCGAAGCTTCATTGGCAGGTATACCTCTTATCAATTTCCACTGGAAAGCACACTGGAGATGAAATTAGCACTCTGCTGTCAGCTCCTCACTTAAATTCTTAAcctttattattaaaaaaaacaaggcaaagtacATATTTTTTGCGTTTTCCTAGTAACTCTAGTGCTATGCACTTGTAGCAGTAGTgaccagctcccacagcacgcATGACGATCAGAGCTTTGCAACTTACTTGTAAGCAATTACGACAGGTTTCCCAGGAGCTGGGCTCCTTGAAGCTCTCTGTTCATTCCCAAGATGTGTTCCCATAAGAGATTGCCCACGATTTTACTTTGCTGCTCACTTTGGGTTCAGTTAGAGTCACCTTTGTCTCTGTCTCAATAAATAGACTTTAAGACCTactttacaatttttttttttggattatCATGATGCCAGAGACATAAAAATATGGTATTTCTATGCCCTGGACTTTCTTTTATGTGGTTTTCCACTTAACAAGCCCATGCTGTGTAAAAAAGTGGAGCTTTCCTACAGTGGACATAGACTGGAAAGCAGGGTACCAGTTCTGCAGGAACCTGCCTTTTTCTACACTGAGtaatttgatctttttttttttccctgatacacttttatttttctatcagTTTTCTAATTTGGCCAGTGCTAAGACAAGTTGACTGTGGTGACAGCTGGAGAAGGCTTTGAATCTTCAAAAATGATGGATAAATGTGTAGGAAAAATCactgagatgaaagaaaaagcagaaagacagagaCCAAAGTGGGCTGTTGACCCTGCACCCACAGATGCGAGTTTCATTTAAAAGCGAATTCAGGTTTTTTTACTGGACCTTTTGAAGCGAGATGTGCACAAACATGccaagtcctgcagcctttccacaCCGGGAGCCTTCCTCCAGATGTTCCTTGTAAGCTCCTGACTTACTgccttgggatttttttctctttttgaagtGGTGTCCCATTTCCTGTGCACAAAGACCATTCCCTGTTTTACTTTGGAGCCCAATTAAAAATATCATAATGATTTCTGCTTAAgatccagctctgctcctggctggctgcagctcccttaCTCTTAAGGAGCCTTTTGGGCAGGAACTTGTTTTGCAGAGCAGACCAGTACTTGTCCAGAAAATGTAGATGTGCAGCCTAATTGTAAGTCAATATGGCCTGCTCCCCTGACTGAAATAAACTACATCACAGTGAAAATGGAGGTGTAATGTTGGCTTTGAGGGAAAAGCCTGCAGCCCTTCACATGCTAGGACACAGCTACCTGAGGGTCTGTGGCCACTCCCCTGCCCCATGGGCAGAGATGGCCAGCGTGGTCTTCCCAGAGTGGTCCCTGGCCCATCCCACCCTGAGAAGCTCAGGCAAACCACTCCCAGCCCTTTTATCAACCACGAGAGCGTGGCACAGCCTCCACCTTTGTTCTGGCTCTCCCCACAGATGTGCACGCTGCCATAAGTTCTCTGAGTGTGGTCACATACTTGAGCCAATGAGTGATTTACAGCAGAAATGGTTTTGGCTGTAGTTCCGATTTTTTCCCGGGAATGAGCTTCTGACCCTGCTGATGTCCCCGGGAACACCGCCAAGCTCTGCCAAGGTGCCAGGCCTCCCTTTGTAAGCTTGCCCCAGGGTCTGGCTTCTCAACACCTGTAGAGGTGTTGGTCATTCATGAATGATGATGGAAAGGAACAGGGCTCAAAGTCCAAAGGGTGATGCTGCACAAAGTACATAGCTGAGGAAATACTGCTTTAGAATCAGCGTGAATAAGGTCATTAAGGGCAGCCCTGCCCTTGGCTGCAGCATCAAGGCAATGGTTAGGAAGCTGGATCAACCTTGTGTCAACTGTCGTAAAAGACTGACAAAATGAAGGGTGTACAAGAGGAAGGAACTGCAGCTTGCACGTGCTTTTTAAATACCACCTCCAACTGCCACAGCCTTTACTGATTTTCCCACTGCACGGGCATTGGCCAGCCTAAACCAGTGGTGCCTTCCCTGGGACGAGGGAGTGaactgggaaagagaaaatagggTAAATCCAGTGATGGTGAGGGACAACCAAAATGGTAAGGGGAAGCGTTAATGTAAAAGTGGAGAGATGGGGTACCCCAAGGAAAGGACTCGGGAAGAGCTGATGGTGATGGTGCACAGCTGGCTGGCTGTGGGGCTTCAAGGGAAGCTGGTGGGCTTGGCCAGGTCCTGGCTGAGCCTCCCGGGGAGGGCATTACACGGGGGCAGGGGGATGTCAGAATTGGAGTCCCCTCACGGGGTGGCCGCTGTCCCCCTGCCCGCGGCGGCAGCAGCCATGGGGGTCCTCGGGGAagcctctccccctccccacactcGCCGCGGCTCGACGGCAGCCCTCACCCCGCCCGCTGCTGCCGGGGTACCCCGCGCCCCCTCAGCCCGGCGCCGGGGGCCGGAGCGCGGGCGGAGCGGGCgggaggcggggcggggggcggcgggacgGGCTCCCGGGGGAGGCACCGGAAGGCGCCCGGCGCTGATTCATTGCAATAAATTGTTCCCGGCGCGGCGGGGTCGGTCATCGCCGCccgagcaggagcagcagcaggagccgaAGCCAGAGCTAGAGCAGGAGCAGGATCCGGGGCAGGATTCTGGGCCACAGCTGCAGTTGGAGCCGGAGCCGCCGGGAAGGGAGGATGAAGATGCAAGCCGAGGTGATCCGCGAGGGCGAGCTGGAGAAGCGGAGCGACAGCCTTTTCCAGCTGTGGAAGAAAAAGCTGGTGGTGCTGACTAAGGACAGCCTCAGTCTCTTCCCAGACGGGCATAAGCGGGCCAAAGGCAAGGAACTGGGCTTCGGCTCCATCCTCAAGGTGGACTGCGTGGAACGCACGGGCAAATACATCTACTTCACCATCGTCACCAAGGACCGCAAGGAGATTGACTTTCGGTGCCCGGACCAGAGCTGCTGGAACGCTTCCATCACCATGGCCCTCATCGACTTCCAGAACAAGCGGGCCATCCAGGACTTCAAGAGCCGTCAGGAGATGGAGCAGGCGGCGGGCACCCAGGAGCGGCGGCTGGCCCGGGCGCCGTGAGCCCCTCCGCCCGGCCCAGGTGAGCCCCGGCGCGCTCCCGACCGCTCCTCTAACCTATTGAGAAAGAGATTATTATTGCTTTGCCTTCCCCGCCCGCTTTGGGAAATCGGACGGGCGAGGTGGGGTTCACACCCGCTTTTTTTTGCCGGAGGGTCCCCCGGCCCCGCTCTGCCTCCCCGGCTCTGTGCCGGCCCGCGGAGCCGCCCGGCTGCGCCCCGAAGGAGCGGGCTGGCGGCCGCTGCCAGTCTGCGGTTCGCTCCCCTGTTCCCGATGCGTCGCTGGGAATTTCTGGTGGGAGCTGGGCTTATGCAGGGCGCTGGGAAATATGGCAATGGGGGATAAGAAATGGCACCTGGCAGTGCTTTCTATACAGAATTTGCTGAAAATACGGTATCTGTGAAAAGAAAGGGTGAATGCCTGCTCTCCCTTGAAAAAAGACCTttgcctctttctttttttttcctgccccgCTGCCCTGTTCATTTAACTAACCCACTTTCTCTTGCTGCCTTTAGAGCATACCGCTGGATGATAAAGCAGATCAAGTGTCTTGGACTGAAATGGGACAGGGTACCAATGAAGGAAAGTGAAGAAGAAAGCTGGAAGCAGCTTGGTTTTCTCCAAGCCTGTTGAGGCTGCTGAGCAAAGAGCCCTGAGCTTTGCCTGAgatgcatttaaagaaaaaccaaagACTTTCGTAAAGGACTTCTAGTGAAGCGGCCACGTGCTCCGAGTGAGTGGCGCGGCTTTGCGAACGATTGTCTTCTATTTATGAGATGCGAGGAAGGTTCAACACTGACTGGTGGTGTTAAACACGATTTAAATTATTTGTAGTAtctatatttgtatttattttgatGAATGTCTTTCAGCAGTTACCGGTCTTAATATTGCTTTTGCATTAATATGTCCATTCCAAATAAATTACTTGAAATGTTCACTTTTTATTACTGTACTCTGGGCTGCAATAACTTTTTATTGATGCTTGTTTGTGGTGTACTTGTGGTGCCCTGGATGGGCCGTGGGACATGGAGAAAGCCCAGATAATCCATTTGCATTTGATCTTGCCTCCTAACTGAGGAGGGAAAGTGTGCTGAGGTGAAGTTCTGGTCAGTGTTGGCAACAGAAAAGCTTGGGTAAGGGCTCCTTCTGAAGAGAAGGGCTACTTCTAATCAAGTTAATGGTGGTGACAGAAGGCACAAGCAACagtgaaatgctgctgtttgctACTGCCCCCGTGACTGGCCTCCACTGGCCCCTGTAAGCTTAGTGCTGCATTAGAAAAGTGGATTCTCTTTTGGAATATCATGGCACCGATACTCCATGGGATTCCTCAGCTTTGCAGCAGAGCAAGCTGAACTCCTcactctctcctctttctccacctCTGCAGGCTCTAGATTGAGTTGAATTTCTACAGGATACTTGGGAAGAATGGAGATGGCGTTTTTCCCTGTAGCACCCAGACCAAGAaacttggattaaaaaaaaaagcagctagcTTTTCTGGATAAAAGTACTGAAGTTTTATTATGTGTGGCTCAGTTATCAGTAACTAACCTGGGTTTCCTtgacagcagtgctgcagcacctGAGATGGCTCCAGCAGTCAGGACTATAAGCTTAGCAGGCAAAGTACTTGCTACTAATGCACCAAATTTCGTAATTGCTGTCATGTAATTTCCCCCTCCCAGTTCTTGCAGGAGACTTTGTACTAGAGGAAGTTGCAAAGTATGTAATTAAaagcaagagagactcagtatgGTGGAGGGgaaccccaaaaccagcctggaaGAAGGGTTGGCCCTGTTTCTAGAAGCAGCAGGGAGACTCTGGCACTGCATGGTGGTGCATGAGGGCTTTGCATCCTCCTGGCCCACTGCTGGCTGGCAGccatgctgctgtgtgctgggctcatgCAGAGGTAGGGTTGCACACGATGGAGCTGGGGATGGATAAGATCTTTGGCCACAGCATTTGAAAGCCTTTGGCCTCAATACTGCTCTAGCACAAGAACATCAGAGGAGTAGTTAATGTAGCAAAATGTCATTCAAAAGCAGGTCATTTTCCTCAGTATCAGTGCAAGAATAGTGAAATAAAAGGCCAAGCCAAAGCAGAGGTACTGGCTTCTAATTGTCATAGTTTTGGTGAATCTGAGTAGGAATGCTGATGGCCAACAGCTGAGGGCCTGGAGCTACTGCCTGCAATGATAACCACTGCTGTGGGGGGAACCTGATAGCCCCCAGGATCCTGCAGCTGACAGTTGCTCCAGCACTGCCTTTGCAAACTGATCTGTACTTTTAGATGCAAGTATTGACAAAATGCAGGGTATTGTTCAAATGTTTTTATTCCAGGTTTATGGAATCAAAAATAAAGCTCAAGAACATCTTTATTTCCATGGAGAAATAAGAGGGTTACTTTCTTGCAACTACATTATTGGCTTTTCATCTCTCTCAGTGGGATTTTACTCTTTAAGaggtaaacaaacaaacccgTATTGACAATTAGCTGTAGGTAGCCAAAGGAGGAGACTCCAAACTGTTTGTACAAAACTCCACCGATGGTTGGGCCCACTGTCCGGGTCAAGGGGTGCACTGAGGCGCAGATCCCGAGCATGGTACCTGGGAGAGATGGCAGAGACAGAGAACAGGGTGAGAGCAAGGGATGGAAAAGCAGAGTGTGTGGTTGCCCCTTTGGCCCTGATAGCATTCACCTACAGTAGTAGTAAATCTCCTTAAATAATCTCTTGCATTAATGTATAGAGGTCCAGTTGGGATTTGTTAAGGCTGAGGGCTCCTGGAGGCACTGGGACTAGTTTCCACCACGAGCCAGCTCAGCTCTTTACTGAGCGGTCCGCATGACTGTAATGCTGCCTGAAAGGGAAACTAGTGCTCACCTCTGCCTTCACCAGGGTCCAAAGATGCCTTTGGCACCAGAAGATGCTTCTGAACAGCACACCCAGAGGGGCTGGCAACTACTACATGGGGGTAGGGATGGAGAGGTAATGTCTGGGGCTGTGTTTTCCAAGGAAATCACGCAGATTCCTCCATTATCTCCATTACTCAAGAGGGCCCTTTTCCACTCAAGCTGCTATTGATATTTATTCTCTACTGTGGGACAGAGGAACAGCTCTTGAGAGTTTAGCAGGAGTGAGAGGTGTAGGTCTAGCTAGGTCtttcagaataaataaataaaaccacagaTAAAGTCTGAACCCCCTTGAGATACTGCCACCCCCCTGCTTCGCCCCCGCCCTTGGCAAAAAGAACGGATATTTCAATTTGGATGGAAATGTGAGCTCTTTGCCCGGCTGGGCCGGTtccccctccagcagctctccccaTTTGCATCATTAACAGGAACCCAGTGCACAGGGAAGCACCTCCAGTTTGGCTAAGGCAGGGCTTCTTTCCACGcacagatggatggatggatggatggatggccaggacagcccATGGGACGCAGAGCTGGCTGACATGTACCTGCTGTGCTCTTTGCCCTGTGCTCCTCCTGCAGGATGGCTACACTCAGGGCAGCAGAAAATACCTGTCTGGCCAGAAAATCACTAGCCCCCAACACTGGGAGGAAGGGCAAGCTGGCAGCATACACAAGAAACCTGTGCCCTGCTCAGAAATTCTGTCTGAAGTGAATTTTTGTTAGTGTCAATATGATTATTTGGGCTGTTGGCATCCATTTCCCACCAAGACATGTGTGGTGGCTTTGTCACTGCACCCAGCCAGCAGCAAAGGGCGAGGAGATCACTGTCCCATGTGTAAGATGTGGAGCTGTGTGTGGTATTTCAAGTGGGCAGCGACAGGGAAGTGCTCCCCGGCTCCCAGAGTGAGGAGGCAGGCAGGTGCTGGCCTAGGGCCTGCCAGAGACTGCTGGGCTTTTATCAGCATGCCTAAAATACTTGTGCAATGAGCCCGAGCCGAGAGGGTGTAGCCCTCGCCATAGCCCTGCCGAGAGGGAACTCTCCTGGGAAGCGTTGCTGAGCTCCTCCCGCGCATGTGAACACAAAGGCCATGGGTGGCACCTCCCCTGCACCCTTTGCCAATGGGAACCAGCCCACAACCACCAAACTTTCAGGGCAGgttttgcaattattttttcccctctaggTATTCGAATTAAACTAATTACTACGTACAATTGCCAAACTGGCTCTCGTGATTGGAGAGGCacttttccccccccccccctttttttttttttgagcagaaATCCATCCTCTTACAAGGCCAGGCTCTCCTTCTGCGCCTCTCCAACATGTTGCTGAGAAAGATAATTTCTGTTTAATGGGCTTAAATTAGATCCCTCATGTCAGACACCCTCCAGCTTTGGGACACTAAATCTCATCTCTGCCGCGTGGCCATGGCTGTGTTGCAAAGCTGAGCATGTGGTGGATCTCAAGGCAAGAACTTTAACTGCGACAAGTCACCACATCAGCAGAAAAATTCCTATGTCACTTTGCTCAGCTCTGCCAAAGCACATGCTCACCTTCCTCATTGTGAATATCCTACTTGCTGCACTTTCCCTgcccttttttctccctccacagctttttttcctccttttcccatAGCTGGCATGACCTGTCCTGGCTGGGAGCCcatcctccctcctgccccatccctccTCTGCTCCCGCAGGTTTCAGGGTAGGGTGCTGGCAGCTCCCCAAGCAGGGCGGCTCCATCTCTCCTCCCACCCTCCGCTGTGCTGGCCGCCTTGGATCACCCTCCTTTCCAGCTCACATCCTGTTGCCACGCTCAGATGATGGTGCTGGCCTAGATCAGCCATACGCCCATGGGGCAATCGCGAGGCCTGATTTAATGATTAGGTCatggctgccagcagctgcctttGAACCAGCAAAGCCCAACCAAAGCAGGGGGCTCAACGCATCGACCTCTGCCTGCCCACCAGCTCTCCTCCTAAGCTTTTCCATCTGGTGagcaaataaaataacaaaacacagGCCCGTTGCGCAGGGAGGCTCTGCTGGGCTTCCTCCCTCACTCTCCCAAGGGCGGGGGGCTCTGTGCAGAGACAAGACCTCCATTCTTGAGGAGGGACTGGGGCTGACAAGGAGTGCTTGTGTGGATGCTTGTTCCTCTGCTTGTgcagccagctgagcagcaTGAACACGTGGGGCAGAATTTTCCCTTCCTGCCTTTGAAGatgaggagagggggaaaaaatcaaagGGAAATGAGTGAAATAATTTCCGCTATCTTCACAGAGCCATAAGAACGGAGCAAATGATAAATTCATCAGCCTCAGCAGAAAATGACCTTAGATGGGTCCTAAAAGCAGGATGATCGGTATAAGGGATGGTGCCATCTCATGTCCCACTGTTCCCTTCCTGAGGCACCTATTTAAAAGGCAAGGATGCGTGACTTAGTGTCTAGCAAGGGTGGACAGGTTATCCTCCTGCAACGCCCCATCCGTTCCAGCCTCGTGATGAGATAGACACTTGAGCTCAGCCCAAACTCCAGCTCCTTGGAAAGTGCCCCTGGCCCGAACAAAAACCTCTATGGGCTCCAAGGGCCCCAGGCTGGCAAAAACAACTGGAAAAGCCAGAAGCAGGGATCAAATGTCGTGTTTCCAAAGGCAAATCCTCAGTGTGTGGTTTCCTTGCATTAACAGTTGTTGCAAGCTAACACTCAGGTTTTTGACGCAGTGGCAGTGAGGCTTTTTCATAAAGCTGGATTTCCACCCTCTTACAAAAGTGGGGATTTCTAACCTGCCACTAAAATTCCCTCCTTGCAGCATAGGAAGGAGCAGCCTTTTGGCGCTGTAGGggtggagcagctgctgcgggTGCCACCCACGGCACGACGGATGGCAGGCATTGTCACAGACGCATTTCTCCGCGAGACACCCACGCCGCcgttgctgcagctgctgtggagaGGCAGCTCGCCGGCCCTGCTGTGTCAGGCATTCCTGCCTTTGCTCttgcctcagcccctgcccgccTGCATCCAAAACAAGCACCAAACCAGCAGATGCTTCCTCCCTGAGAAATGTTGCAAGGAGAAAGCATGGTTTGAAAGGTGAGGGTCAGGGAGGAGCCGTGATCCAGTTTCCTCCAGTGCCGTGATCCTCCATGCCAAGAGCAGCACTCCTCAGCGTGTCCAGCTTCAAGCCATCAAAACACTGCAGCTTGTAGTGGCACTTGGCATGGCATCAGCCCAGGAGAGACAAGCAGGAGAAAGTCCTGGATGTCCCGTGTATTAGCTCCTCCAATATCTCACAACCCCCTCCTGACCACCTGCCCCCTGGACTGCCTCTGTCCTGCCCCGCTATGCAGAGACCATCCATCCCGCTGAGACGTGGGCTGATCTCACCACATACGCAAATGGGGAGCAGGGTGAGGCGACTAAACCCATTTTCCTCTCTGATCGAAGCTTGCCTCCAGGCTTTAAAAGCCAAGCAATGCTCCGGTTTTCCTCACAAAGCCCCTTTGAGAAAAGCCTGGCTGAATTCCAGCTTGGTTGTATGTCCTAAAGCCACTTGGTGCCCTTCCTCCCGGCTTTCTCTTCTCACATGCAACTCATGAAACAGCAGATTTTCTTGCCGGCTGAGCAGTGGGGCTGAGGCATCCCCAGTCCTCACCTCCCCAGGAGCTAAGTGGTCCTTCCAGGTAGAAGTATTGCACTCAGAAACTGCAAGCTCCTAGCATTTGTAAGAGATGTGGTGGTCAGTTCTACAAATAAACTACTGAAAGGACATTTAGAAAAGCTCTTCATCCAGAAGCATCTCAAAAGTGCTTTATAAACTTCACTAATAGGCCATGCAAACTACAACTTCCATTCTCAGAAGGGTCTGTTCAGAGCTATCTGCTCAGATGGCTGCAAGGGAAGATGAAAGGTTGCAGTCTGGCATCCCAGAAAGCCTCATCAAAAGAAGAGAGACTCAGGTACCCAATGAATGGAGCTTTGGGACAAATCCTGAAAGAGCTGGAGCAAAAGACACCACACTGGGTTAACCCAGCTCCTTCTTGAGACAAACTCAACAAGGTTCCCATAACAATATTGTAGGACTGCTTCCTTCATCAGCAGAACTAAAAGCTCTGGTATAAAGATTTCTGCATCTAGCACTGCATTTCAGCTACCTTGTACAGAAAAATATAGTAACTCTCACTAACATATGGTCAGAATGGAGCGAGGGGGGCAATTACTGCATCAGGCAAAGCATGTTTTCATGGACAATCAGAATTCCCTCCTGAGATTAAGCCAAAAGTTGTGCCCAAGTAGTGCTCTTGGTCACCATTGCAatggaaaagcagctttttggttttttaacatATCTGAAGGCCAGGAAAGTGTGGGAGAGCCTCTCCTTACTGCACCCACCACTACAAATGCCAGTGAGCGGCAGAGGACCAGGAGCATGGGGTGGTGGGACACATGCTCAGTGTTCAAGTTCATTCTGTATTGGTACCACTGGTCCCCGTtcatctgctctgctgccacaCATTGCATGCAGCTGCCAAGCCAGCCCTGCTAGGCAACTGGGCAGTGACCATGAGTGTGCCCCAGCACTCCATAGTGGTGGTGTGAGCTGGGAAGCACCTGATGAACTCGGAGCCGAGATAAGGCCTGTTGGATTCTTTTTTGGTGAGTCTTACCAGTGTCAGAGGAGGGGACAGCCTTGGTGAGGATGCTGTCGGTGATGGTGCCCAGCATGCTGAAGGCGAACACCAGTGGCACTGCAATGATGCAGTAGTGCCACACGGTCCTCATCAGAGCCTAAGAGACAGGACACAACAGACCACAGATCATTAGAGAGAAAAACCGTGACTTTATGGCAAGAAATCACCTAGAAAAACATCGTGAGTCAAACCCATGACTTCAGTAAATTGTGGGAGCTACAACTGGCACATAATGCTGTGGCTTTGGCCATTGCAGGGTCTTTCATAGCCCACTGTCCGTCTGCAGTGAGTTATTCCAAGCATGCGGAGCAAGTAGCAAACGACACCCTACAATCTGGCAGCACGTTTCTCCGGCACTGCTGTGGGTATTTTTAGTGTCTGGGAATTAGTGACGTCCCTGCACCCTTCCCCCCGTCTTCTGTCTCTTGCCCAACTCCTGAGGAAATGTTGAGCGGCAGATGCACGTGGTCTACTTCAGGAAGCCTCCATTACTTATACAAAACAGCCTAGAGAAGGCATTTCAGTACATTATCATAACTAATTAAAACTAAACTGAGCTTGTCAAAATAATTGAGCGCTGTGCATTATGTAACACCGTACCTTTGGGATTTCTAATCCTGTTCTGCTGCTTCCTTGCTAATAAATTCACCAAATTCAGTAATCTGGAATAGGTCCTCTGGCCA
This window encodes:
- the PHLDA2 gene encoding pleckstrin homology-like domain family A member 2, which gives rise to MKMQAEVIREGELEKRSDSLFQLWKKKLVVLTKDSLSLFPDGHKRAKGKELGFGSILKVDCVERTGKYIYFTIVTKDRKEIDFRCPDQSCWNASITMALIDFQNKRAIQDFKSRQEMEQAAGTQERRLARAP